From Spiroplasma eriocheiris, the proteins below share one genomic window:
- the rsmI gene encoding 16S rRNA (cytidine(1402)-2'-O)-methyltransferase: MKQYSFKSNNPKLYLIATPIGNLQEFSPRAIAILQNEVGKIYCEDTRNTIKLLNHFNIKKKLISLNKDNEKTRYQELLHSIDQRESIALVSDAGYPLISDPGYYFVNHLMYELNYDIVPVNGSSAFLSALISSGLDPRHFLFYGFLSHQKNKKQGELESLQQVPYPIIFYESPHRLIETLQLLLTIFNDRQVCVAKEITKIHEQFYRGKISDIIEEIMKDDNYQFGEYTIVIAGNIENLAEVSLSDDQLISEVSTLIKEQNYKAKQAIDIVANKYHISKNILYNKYHKKD; this comes from the coding sequence ATGAAACAATATAGTTTTAAAAGTAATAATCCCAAACTTTATTTAATTGCCACTCCAATTGGAAATTTACAAGAATTTAGTCCCCGCGCCATAGCAATCCTTCAAAACGAAGTCGGGAAAATTTATTGTGAGGATACCCGTAATACCATTAAACTGCTTAACCATTTTAATATTAAAAAGAAACTAATATCCTTAAATAAGGATAATGAAAAAACCAGATATCAAGAGTTACTTCATAGTATTGATCAGCGAGAATCAATTGCTTTAGTTAGTGACGCAGGATATCCATTGATTAGTGATCCAGGGTATTATTTTGTTAACCATTTAATGTACGAGCTAAACTATGATATTGTTCCAGTTAATGGATCAAGTGCTTTTTTAAGTGCGTTAATTAGTTCCGGTCTTGATCCTCGTCATTTTTTATTTTATGGTTTTTTAAGTCACCAGAAAAATAAAAAACAGGGAGAACTAGAAAGTTTACAACAGGTGCCATACCCAATTATTTTTTATGAATCACCTCACCGGTTAATTGAAACATTACAATTATTACTAACAATATTTAATGATCGGCAAGTTTGTGTGGCCAAAGAAATAACAAAAATTCATGAACAGTTTTATCGTGGCAAAATTAGTGATATTATAGAAGAAATTATGAAAGATGATAATTATCAATTTGGCGAATATACGATTGTAATTGCGGGGAATATTGAAAATTTAGCTGAGGTTTCACTTAGTGATGACCAATTAATTTCTGAAGTTAGTACTTTAATTAAAGAACAAAATTATAAAGCAAAGCAGGCAATTGATATTGTGGCAAATAAATACCACATTAGTAAAAATATTTTATATAATAAATATCATAAGAAAGACTAG
- a CDS encoding S1 RNA-binding domain-containing protein: MYSKGQVVTVKITNITPFGAFCELKDATGLIHISEFSDFFVKDIKQFVNVGDEVEVEVLDFDADKKQVKLSYKNCRPELLKKTNSQIQETGAGFQPLKEKINSLTSK; this comes from the coding sequence ATGTATAGTAAAGGACAAGTAGTTACAGTTAAAATTACTAATATTACACCTTTTGGAGCATTTTGTGAATTAAAAGATGCTACTGGCTTAATTCATATCTCAGAATTTTCAGACTTCTTTGTCAAAGACATTAAACAATTTGTTAATGTTGGTGACGAAGTTGAAGTTGAGGTATTAGATTTTGATGCTGATAAAAAACAAGTAAAATTAAGTTATAAAAACTGTCGACCAGAATTACTAAAGAAGACAAATAGCCAGATTCAAGAAACTGGCGCTGGTTTTCAACCATTAAAAGAAAAAATTAATTCATTAACTAGCAAATAA
- the topA gene encoding type I DNA topoisomerase: MAGTLVILESPTKTKAVAKYLGEGYTVLSSEGHIRNLSTKGEFGLGVDIITFEPTYKIERGKKEKVKELKTAAKSADLVILATDPDREGEAIAYHLNEVLACKDKSRRVRFNEITKDAVLEAFQYQTDIDMNLVKSQEARRILDRFIGFRLSKLLQKKIKSKSAGRVQSVALKLIVEREKEYQNFVPQEYWTVEGLYKKAVVKLVKYQNEKIELNNEAEVLKIKAALQKDYEVVDIKESERQRKSPNPHTTSTMLQEASSKLGFPSNKTSMIAQQLYEGIKVKDDLAGFITYPRTDSIRLSEKFVQDAFDYITINYGKEYLGEVKQPSRKKKNVQDAHEAIRPTDLTMTPDLAKEYLSRDQWRLYKIIYQRALASLMASAKLLGTTISLLNNDYEFRITGSVVIFEGFLKAVSLDDDEDLAKLPKLKIGQFINLNELYGIRHFTKPPSRYSEARLIKTLEEIGVGRPSTYAPIMKTLRDRGYIMIENKAIKATEQGILTSDKLQEYFNDIINESYTSSIEETLDVISKGESEPKPLLKEFWERFEPRIENAMNLMEEIPVEKAGIICPECGNDLVYRYGKYGKFIACSGFPKCRYIHQTGPKFGTCPKCGIGEIILKFNKRNQRFKACTNYPDCDYTDSYKEEKPDDNGGDNVEEKNELYRINFLN; encoded by the coding sequence ATGGCAGGGACCTTAGTTATTCTGGAATCACCTACGAAAACAAAAGCCGTTGCAAAATATTTAGGAGAAGGTTATACTGTTTTATCTTCAGAAGGCCATATTCGAAATTTATCGACCAAAGGAGAATTTGGGCTCGGAGTTGATATTATAACTTTTGAACCAACTTATAAAATTGAACGGGGGAAAAAAGAAAAAGTTAAAGAATTAAAAACAGCAGCTAAATCAGCGGATTTAGTTATTCTGGCGACCGACCCGGATCGGGAAGGAGAAGCAATTGCTTACCACTTAAATGAAGTTTTGGCTTGTAAAGATAAATCACGCCGAGTGCGGTTTAATGAAATTACAAAAGATGCTGTTTTAGAAGCTTTTCAATACCAAACGGATATTGATATGAACTTAGTTAAATCCCAAGAAGCACGACGTATTTTAGATCGTTTTATTGGGTTTCGGTTAAGTAAACTATTACAGAAAAAGATTAAATCAAAATCAGCTGGGCGGGTACAATCAGTAGCCTTAAAATTAATTGTGGAACGCGAAAAAGAATATCAAAATTTTGTTCCCCAAGAATACTGAACTGTTGAGGGGCTATATAAAAAAGCCGTTGTTAAATTAGTTAAATATCAAAATGAAAAAATTGAGCTTAACAATGAAGCAGAAGTTTTAAAAATAAAAGCTGCTCTCCAAAAAGACTACGAAGTTGTGGATATTAAGGAAAGTGAACGCCAACGAAAATCTCCTAATCCCCACACGACCTCAACAATGCTTCAAGAAGCAAGTAGTAAGCTGGGATTCCCATCAAACAAAACTTCAATGATTGCCCAACAATTATATGAAGGAATTAAGGTTAAAGATGATTTGGCTGGATTTATTACATATCCGCGGACAGATTCAATTCGGTTAAGTGAAAAATTTGTACAAGATGCTTTTGACTATATTACTATTAACTATGGGAAAGAATATCTAGGGGAGGTTAAACAACCATCACGGAAAAAGAAAAATGTCCAAGATGCCCATGAAGCAATTCGCCCCACAGATTTAACGATGACACCAGACCTAGCAAAAGAGTACCTTTCACGTGATCAATGACGGTTATATAAAATAATTTATCAACGCGCATTGGCTAGTTTAATGGCAAGTGCAAAATTATTAGGAACAACAATTAGCTTATTAAATAATGATTATGAATTTAGAATTACTGGTAGTGTTGTGATCTTTGAGGGATTTTTAAAGGCAGTGTCCTTAGATGATGATGAAGATCTTGCTAAATTACCAAAATTAAAAATTGGCCAGTTCATTAATTTAAATGAATTATATGGGATTCGTCATTTTACCAAACCACCAAGCCGTTATTCAGAAGCCCGGTTAATTAAAACTTTAGAAGAAATCGGGGTTGGGCGTCCTTCAACATATGCTCCTATTATGAAAACGTTACGTGATCGTGGTTATATTATGATTGAAAATAAAGCAATTAAAGCCACTGAACAGGGGATCTTAACAAGTGATAAATTACAAGAATATTTTAATGATATTATTAATGAATCATATACTTCTTCAATTGAAGAAACTTTAGATGTTATTTCAAAAGGGGAAAGTGAACCCAAACCGTTATTAAAAGAATTTTGAGAACGGTTTGAACCACGGATTGAAAATGCTATGAATTTAATGGAAGAAATTCCAGTCGAAAAAGCAGGGATTATTTGTCCAGAATGTGGAAATGACTTAGTTTATCGTTATGGAAAATATGGGAAATTCATTGCTTGTTCTGGGTTTCCAAAATGCCGCTATATTCACCAGACGGGGCCAAAGTTTGGAACTTGTCCAAAGTGCGGCATTGGCGAAATTATTTTAAAATTTAACAAACGTAATCAACGTTTTAAGGCATGTACTAATTATCCGGACTGTGATTACACGGATTCTTATAAAGAAGAGAAACCAGATGACAATGGTGGGGACAATGTTGAAGAAAAAAATGAGTTATATCGCATTAATTTTCTAAATTAG
- a CDS encoding DUF4091 domain-containing protein, protein MALSLRNLTTTFLLTTLVGSLTTLTVACARTFTNASGGNHSYENQYNFQYGCEDRGPVQDDNVYFHTFFGDAKFTYSVYLAESQPEFYGIRDNLFNCQNDNPTLTTWKNEYTNLQLIILNKLSLDKFNDLSVRVIDNDDPNIEVQANFLTFIKAHNNAAGRDKDIYQGTQYMPDAIGPSKLSTLSFDVQPIWVSIYTKNNARSGFHNLKLELKFNVNGQNITLTRPFQLNVKNYQLVMDDSQQEPSERFGFSATSYPSNAMNYVEKTTNNNLTTNSLSLTADQIGPRPMNIPYYLTDTYQPYLIEHLKTLKRTNNFYLYGTGFSHQLIQWTGKLSKSGWSDQQYEDYIKNNNFSDVIKDKDWTWTFDFTGLDAYLKLAAKLGYRQFLFTTMDTGNFSFWYLKGASATQGPQRDFKVSLVNAGNGMLGSDFNNYLEFLHSKLIKSLSEYWHQASQKPEYKTPDGKTITLYDSFDELADKTNELTMKNVNDNDQYRLIKSNVFAGWRFKYDPFNEKEIQEIFLNKYNQMILQQREIVQKFNNLNIYKLRSNILRRKSLGNSTMIYSSWNNFPASYLQSDNSEQVWGPLLAYKVGANGYVRWAYDFYRDDYYKLGEVSSEFEAGDNFLVYPGDIKGPRLSVRFLNYLAGVQEVHKMMQLIELYPNKRYDINRALNAIGFAGTTTRDNKYKWYPQDFTISDVKFLQPGLHYQKTVGEQVYELFMYIDTF, encoded by the coding sequence ATGGCATTATCATTGCGTAATTTAACAACAACTTTTTTACTAACTACTTTGGTTGGTTCTTTAACTACTTTAACGGTTGCTTGTGCCCGAACATTTACGAACGCTAGTGGTGGAAACCATAGTTATGAGAACCAATATAATTTTCAGTATGGTTGTGAAGATCGCGGACCGGTTCAAGATGATAATGTGTATTTTCACACTTTTTTTGGGGATGCTAAATTTACTTATTCAGTTTATTTAGCTGAATCACAACCGGAATTTTATGGAATTCGTGATAATTTATTTAACTGTCAAAATGATAATCCAACTTTAACAACTTGAAAAAATGAATATACTAATTTACAGTTAATCATTTTAAATAAACTTAGTTTGGATAAATTTAATGATTTATCAGTAAGAGTAATTGACAACGATGATCCTAATATTGAGGTTCAAGCAAATTTTTTAACATTTATTAAAGCGCATAATAATGCTGCTGGCCGTGACAAGGATATTTACCAAGGGACCCAATATATGCCTGATGCCATTGGTCCAAGTAAGTTGTCTACTTTAAGTTTTGATGTGCAGCCCATTTGAGTTAGTATTTATACAAAGAATAATGCTCGTAGTGGTTTTCATAATTTAAAATTAGAATTAAAATTCAATGTTAATGGGCAAAATATTACTTTAACCCGTCCTTTCCAATTGAATGTTAAAAATTATCAGTTAGTAATGGATGATTCTCAACAAGAGCCAAGTGAACGGTTTGGTTTTAGCGCAACTTCTTACCCCTCAAATGCAATGAATTATGTTGAAAAAACAACTAATAATAATTTAACGACAAATAGTTTGAGTTTGACAGCTGATCAAATTGGCCCCCGGCCTATGAACATTCCCTATTATTTAACTGATACTTACCAACCATATTTAATTGAACATTTAAAAACCTTAAAAAGAACCAATAACTTTTATTTATATGGAACTGGTTTTAGTCACCAGTTAATTCAATGAACAGGAAAATTATCAAAAAGCGGTTGAAGTGACCAGCAATATGAAGATTATATTAAAAATAACAATTTTAGTGATGTTATTAAAGATAAGGACTGGACATGAACATTTGATTTCACAGGGTTAGATGCCTATTTAAAACTAGCAGCTAAATTAGGATATCGACAATTTCTTTTTACAACAATGGATACTGGAAATTTTAGTTTTTGGTATTTAAAAGGAGCAAGTGCTACGCAAGGACCCCAACGTGATTTTAAAGTTTCGCTAGTTAATGCGGGTAATGGGATGCTGGGGAGTGATTTTAATAATTATCTGGAATTTTTACATAGTAAACTAATTAAATCCTTATCGGAATATTGGCACCAAGCTTCCCAAAAACCAGAATACAAAACTCCTGATGGTAAAACAATAACTCTTTATGATTCATTTGATGAGTTGGCCGATAAGACAAATGAACTAACAATGAAAAATGTTAATGACAATGATCAGTATCGTCTAATTAAGTCAAATGTTTTTGCCGGATGAAGATTTAAATATGATCCGTTTAACGAAAAAGAAATTCAGGAAATCTTTTTGAACAAGTACAACCAAATGATTTTACAACAGCGAGAAATTGTTCAAAAATTTAATAATTTAAATATTTATAAATTACGAAGTAATATATTACGTCGCAAATCATTAGGAAATTCAACAATGATTTATAGTTCATGAAATAATTTCCCGGCTTCATATTTACAGTCTGATAATAGTGAACAAGTCTGGGGCCCATTGCTGGCTTATAAAGTAGGGGCAAATGGTTATGTTCGTTGGGCATATGATTTTTATCGTGATGATTATTATAAATTAGGAGAAGTTAGCTCTGAGTTTGAAGCTGGGGATAATTTCTTAGTTTATCCTGGTGATATTAAAGGCCCTCGTTTAAGTGTACGTTTTTTAAACTATTTAGCGGGAGTTCAAGAAGTGCATAAGATGATGCAGTTAATTGAGCTTTATCCGAACAAGCGTTACGACATTAATCGGGCATTAAATGCAATTGGCTTTGCCGGAACCACAACTCGGGATAATAAATATAAATGATACCCCCAAGATTTCACAATTAGTGATGTTAAATTCTTACAACCAGGTTTACACTATCAAAAAACAGTTGGCGAACAAGTTTATGAGTTATTTATGTATATTGATACATTTTAA